A genomic window from Chrysoperla carnea chromosome 3, inChrCarn1.1, whole genome shotgun sequence includes:
- the LOC123295238 gene encoding pre-mRNA-splicing factor ATP-dependent RNA helicase PRP16 isoform X2 has protein sequence MNPDEDESVHRLEGISNQKGGLIIKKKQPTFKVPQPSLLGLDKLAAQRRKERELENARKISFSNKDDDDSSSSSDSSGDEKLQESEKKSKRNYRLTYNETPTYTGGISKEAKDRLLDRLAKNREKGVYASTKDKREKRRDEYERNRHHDRYRERDRYYERNGGDSNRSESRTPRFKDEPQTPNLNVKETVSKSTWDEDDVGDYHRSRSSWDFPTPSVYKNSDDWSERARGKSEPKSERSERSHSRKGKIVDDTPRPTPVHRYNVWAKDRKKTGATPSVGNENVKWKSDEDKELWEEEQQRLDREWYNIDEGYDEENNPFSTISEEYTKKKEEQLEQRKKKRISAQQRQINKDNELWERNRMLTSGVVHTVDVNEDFDEESVDRVHLLVHNIVPPFLDGRIVFTKQPEPVIPVKDPTSDMALVSRKGSALVRAYREQKERRKAQKKHWELGGTTIGNIMGIKKKEDEPDAKMNVEEDTADYKADHKFADHMRGDVAVASDFAKKKSFEQQRRYLPAFAVRQELLNVIRENSVVIIVGETGSGKTTQLTQYLHEDGYTKYGMIGCTQPRRVAAMSVAKRVSDEMHTRLGDEVGYAIRFEDCTSEKTVIKYMTDGILLRESLREPDLDHYSAIIMDEAHERSLNTDVLFGLLREVVARRHDLKLIVTSATMDSSKFSMFFGNVPTFTIPGRTFPVEVMYSKNPVEDYVDAAVKQAIQIHLQPLSGDMLIFMPGQEDIEVTCEVLAERLSEIDTAPQLTILPIYSQLPSDLQAKIFQRSPEGSRKCVVATNIAETSLTVDGIIFVIDSGYCKLKVYNPRIGMDALQIYPISQANAGQRSGRAGRTGPGIAYRLYTRRQYQDELLAATVPEIQRTNLANTVLLLKSLGVRHLLQFHFMDPPPQDNILNSLYQLWILGALDNTGELTPLGKQMAEFPLDPPQCQMLIVSNQMGCTNEILIIVSMLSVPSIFYRPKGREEEADGVREKFQVPESDHLTYLNVYNQWKMNSYSANWCNEHFIHIKAMRKVREVRQQLKDILVQQKMEVTSCGTEWDIVRKCICSAYFHQAARLKGIGEYVNLRTGMPCHLHPTSALFGLGNTPDYVVYHELVMTAREYMQCVTSVDGHWLAELGPMFFSVKETGRSGLAKRKQAAEHLQEMESQMEDAQKAIKARKEEEERKEAALSKGQEILTPGTTPRRTPARFGL, from the exons ATGAATCCTGATGAAGATGAAAGTGTTCATAGATTAGAGGGTATAAGTAACCAAAAAGGtggtttaattattaagaaGAAACAACCAACATTTAAGGTACCACAACCATCATTATTGGGCTTAGATAAACTAGCTGCTCAACGTCGTAAAGAACGTGAATTAGAAAATGctagaaaaatatcattttcaaacaAAGATGATGATGATTCATCATCTTCGTCTGATAGCTCCGGTGATGAAAAATTACAAGAATCAGAAAAGAAATCGAAACGGAATTATCGTTTAACATACAATGAAACTCCAACCTACACGGGTGGAATAAGTAAAGAAGCTAAAGATCGTCTGCTAGATCGTTTAGCCAAAAATCGTGAAAAAGGTGTTTATGCAAGTACAAAAGATAAACGTGAAAAACGTCGAGATGAATACGAACGAAATCGACATCACGATCGATACAGAGAACGTGATCGATATTATGAACGAAATGGTGGTGATTCGAATCGTAGTGAATCGAGAACACCTCGTTTTAAGGATGAACCACAAACACCGAATTTAAATGTGAAAGAAACAGTCTCTAAATCAACTTGGGACGAAGACGATGTGGGAGATTATCATAGATCTCGATCATCGTGGGATTTTCCTACTCCATCCGTTTACAAAAATTCTGATGATTGGTCAGAAAGAGCGCGTGGTAAAAGCGAACCAAAATCTGAGAGATCAGAAAGATCACATAG TCGTAAAGGAAAAATTGTTGACGATACACCACGACCTACACCTGTTCATCGCTATAATGTTTGGGCAAAAGATCGTAAAAAAACGGGTGCTACACCATCAGTTGgcaatgaaaatgtaaaatggaAATCGGATGAAGACAAAGAATTATGGGAAGAAGAGCAACAACGTTTAGATCGAGAAtg GTATAACATCGATGAAGGTTACGATGAAGAAAATAACCCATTTTCTACAATTAGCGAAGAATACACAAAGAAAAAAGAAGAACAACTAGAACAACGTAAAAAGAAACGAATATCAGCACAACAGAGACAAATTAACAAGGATAATGAATTATGGGAAAGAAATCGAATGTTAACGTCTGGAGTTGTACACACAGTTGATGTAAACGAAGATTTCGATGAAGAGAGTGTAGATCGTGTCCATTTGCTTGTACATAATATTGTTCCACCATTTCTTGATGGTCGAATAGTATTTACAAAACAACCAGAACCTGTAATTCCAGTCAAAGATCCAACATCAGATATGGCATTAGTATCACGTAAAGGTTCAGCTTTAGTTCGTGCCTATCGTGAGCAAAAAGAACGTAGGAAAGCGCAAAAGAAACATTGGGAGCTAGGCGGTACAACGATCGGAAATATAATGGGTATTAAAAAGAAAGAAGATGAACCTGACGCCAAAATGAATGTAGAAGAGGATACAGCTGATTATAAAGCGGATCATAAGTTTGCAGATCATATGCGTGGAGACGTTGCAGTTGCAAGTGATTTTGCAAAGAAAAAGTCTTTTGAACAACAACGTCGATATTTACCAGCGTTCGCAGTACGTCAAGAATTGTTAAATGTTATACGGGAGAATTCTGTAGTCATAATTGTAGGTGAAACTGGAAGCGGGAAAACAACACAATTAACACAGTACTTACATGAAGATGGTTATACGAAATATGGAATGATTGGATGTACGCAACCGCGTCGGGTCGCTGCTATGTCGGTCGCGAAACGTGTTAGTGATGAAATGCATACACGTTTAGGTGATGAAGTAGGTTACGCAATTCGTTTTGAGGATTGTACTTCTGAAAAAACTGTTATTAAATACATGACTGATGGTATTTTATTACGAGAATCCTTACGAGAGCCTGATTTGGATCATTATTCAGCAATTATTATGGACGAAGCTCACGAACGGTCTTTAAATACTGACGTACTATTTGGATTGTTACGTGAAGTTGTTGCCCGAAGgcatgatttaaaattaattgtaacatCAGCTACCATGGATTCtagtaaattttcaatgttttttggTAATGTTCCAACTTTTACTATTCCTGGTCGTACATTCCCTGTAGAGGTTATGTATAGTAAAAATCCTGTTGAAGATTATGTCGATGCAGCTGTTAAACAAGCAATACAGATTCATTTACAACCATTATCAGGTGATATGTTGATATTTATGCCGGGTCAGGAAGATATTGAAGTTACTTGTGAAGTTTTAGCGGAACGTTTATCAGAAATCGACACTGCTCCACAATTAACAATTTTACCAATTTATTCTCAATTGCCATCCGATTTACAAGCGAAAATATTCCAAAGGTCACCAGAAGGTTCACGGAAATGTGTGGTTGCTACAAATATTGCAGAAACTTCCTTAACAGTTGATG GTATTATATTTGTGATCGACTCGGGATATTGTAAACTGAAAGTTTACAATCCACGAATTGGTATGGATGCCTTACAAATTTACCCTATAAGTCAAGCAAATGCAGGCCAACGAAGTGGTAGAGCAGGGCGAACCGGTCCTGGTATTGCATATCGTTTGTACACTCGACGACAATATCAAGACGAATTATTAGCTGCAACGGTACCAGAAATTCAACGAACAAATCTAGCAAATACTGTcctattattaaaatctttagGTGTACGCCAtcttttacaatttcatttcatGGATCCTCCACCacaagataatattttaaattcattgtatCAATTATGGATCTTAGGTGCATTAGATAACACCGGAGAATTAACGCCATTAGGTAAACAAATGGCTGAGTTCCCATTGGATCCACCTCAATGTCAAATGTTAATTGTTAGCAATCAAATGGGTTgtacaaatgaaatattaattattgtctcAATGTTATCGGTCCCATCGATATTTTATCGCCCCAAAGGGCGTGAAGAAGAGGCTGATGGTGTTcgtgaaaaatttcaagtacCTGAAAGTGATcatttaacttatttaaatgtttataatcaaTGGAAAATGAATAGTTATTCAGCGAATTGGTGTAatgaacattttatacatataaaagcaATGCGAAAAGTTCGTGAAGTTCGCCAACAATTGAAAGATATACTTGTTCAACAAAAAATGGAAGTCACTTCTTGCGGTACTGAATGGGATATTGTTAGAAAATGTATCTGTTCAGCATATTTCCATCAAGCAGCTCGATTGAAAGGAATTGGTGAATACGTTAATTTGCGTACTGGAATGCCATGTCATTTACATCCAACTTCTGCGTTATTTGGTTTAG gtAATACCCCAGATTATGTGGTGTATCATGAACTAGTAATGACAGCACGTGAATACATGCAATGTGTAACATCCGTGGATGGTCATTGGTTAGCTGAATTGGGTCCTATGTTTTTCTCTGTGAAAGAAACCGGACGTTCTGGACTCGCCAAACGTAAACAAGCTGCTGAACATTTACAAGAAATGGAATCACAAATGGAAGACGCACAAAAAGCAATCAAAGCGCGTAAAGAAGAAGAAGAGCGGAAAGAAGCTGCTTTGAGTAAGGGACAAGAGATTTTAACACCTGGAACAACTCCACGACGTACACCAGCAAGATTTggtttataa